One Mixta gaviniae genomic window carries:
- a CDS encoding recombination protein NinG: MPKAIKPPKPKKFRICPEKFIPRSTTQTVCSPKCAIQLANQLSERNRKRQEKLQRDELRIRRERLKTKSDWSKEAQVAVNRYIFWRDYGKPCIACSRTLNYGVRGGAVDASHYRSRGSASHLRYNVFNIHAGCVRCNRELSGNLIPFRINLIEKIGADRVEKLEHDNTPRKFDIDYLKRMKAIFTRRARHYEKLRKRHLEAA; the protein is encoded by the coding sequence ATGCCAAAGGCGATTAAACCGCCGAAGCCAAAGAAGTTCCGTATCTGCCCTGAGAAGTTTATCCCCCGCAGCACCACCCAGACAGTTTGCTCCCCTAAATGCGCCATCCAACTCGCCAACCAGTTATCTGAACGCAACAGAAAGCGTCAGGAGAAGCTACAGCGCGATGAATTACGCATACGCAGGGAAAGACTCAAGACAAAATCGGACTGGTCTAAAGAGGCTCAGGTTGCGGTTAATCGGTATATCTTCTGGCGCGATTATGGGAAGCCATGCATAGCTTGCAGTAGGACACTTAACTACGGCGTCCGGGGCGGGGCAGTAGACGCAAGTCACTACCGGTCACGAGGCTCGGCATCACATCTTCGGTATAACGTTTTTAACATCCATGCGGGCTGCGTTCGGTGCAACCGCGAACTATCCGGGAATCTCATCCCGTTCCGCATAAACCTCATCGAGAAGATTGGCGCTGATCGCGTCGAGAAACTCGAACACGACAACACGCCGCGCAAATTCGATATCGACTACCTGAAGCGAATGAAGGCCATCTTCACGCGCCGGGCCCGTCATTACGAAAAGCTACGCAAAAGACATCTGGAGGCAGCATGA
- a CDS encoding protein NinF has translation MTQHEDPTCADCGMPLSPDETFVCSDCCAFYTIFRDPNYYDIGGDNAKGD, from the coding sequence ATGACGCAGCATGAAGATCCAACCTGTGCTGACTGTGGAATGCCCCTGTCACCAGACGAGACATTCGTATGCAGTGACTGCTGTGCTTTCTACACGATATTCAGAGACCCGAACTATTACGACATAGGGGGTGATAATGCCAAAGGCGATTAA
- a CDS encoding HNH endonuclease: MKLTPKQRGILRMKFGGRCAYCGCELPEKGWHADHVEAALRKWEFGPRRADGSRRTVATGEHWRPEHDVMENLFPACAPCNLFKATFSLETFREQIAEQVERARLYSVNFRTAERFGQIQVTASPIVFWFEKYQEQSNDAA; encoded by the coding sequence ATGAAACTAACACCAAAACAACGTGGAATTCTGCGAATGAAATTTGGTGGGCGCTGCGCCTATTGCGGTTGTGAATTACCGGAGAAGGGTTGGCATGCAGACCATGTCGAAGCCGCATTGAGGAAGTGGGAGTTCGGGCCGCGCCGCGCAGATGGTTCTCGGCGGACGGTAGCCACAGGCGAACATTGGCGCCCTGAGCATGACGTAATGGAGAACCTGTTCCCGGCATGCGCCCCATGTAATCTCTTCAAAGCCACATTTAGCCTAGAAACATTCAGGGAGCAGATAGCTGAGCAAGTGGAAAGAGCCAGGCTATATAGCGTCAACTTCCGCACAGCTGAGCGTTTCGGCCAAATCCAGGTAACGGCATCGCCAATCGTTTTCTGGTTCGAGAAATATCAGGAGCAATCCAATGACGCAGCATGA